One Natrinema longum genomic window carries:
- a CDS encoding ArsA family ATPase has translation MSGTDVEPADEDEETTARDSDDGTNTIEVTPTDSVDEEPSARETIDVEPSDEPIDGPEYVLYGGKGGVGKTTMAAATALDSARGGTRTLVVSTDPAHSLSDTFETDVPAEPARIRDDIPLYAAEIDPDAALEDGATPFGDAAGGGDEGSPFAGDESGGDSPFSGAEGGEDGPLGGIGDVLGGDSPMDALFGGAMPGADEAAAMQLLLEYMDDERFERVIVDTAPTGHTLRLLQLPEIMDTMMGRLMTVRQRISGMIDGVKGMFGGSEGLDDGSDLEDLEELRERIERLRAALRDPARTDFRIVMVPEEMSVFESKRLRQQLGEFEIPVGTVVVNRVMEPLSNVTDDVDGEFLQPNLEDCEFCQRRWDVQQSALAEAQDLFRGTDVRRVPLFAEEVRGEGMLEVVAACLR, from the coding sequence ATGAGCGGCACCGACGTCGAACCGGCCGACGAAGACGAGGAGACGACAGCGAGGGACAGCGACGACGGCACGAACACTATCGAGGTGACGCCGACCGACTCGGTCGACGAGGAGCCATCAGCGCGCGAAACCATCGATGTCGAACCGTCCGACGAGCCGATCGACGGCCCCGAGTACGTCCTCTACGGCGGGAAAGGCGGCGTCGGAAAGACGACGATGGCGGCCGCGACCGCGCTCGACAGCGCCCGCGGTGGCACCCGGACGCTGGTCGTCTCGACCGACCCGGCCCACTCGCTTTCCGATACCTTCGAGACCGACGTTCCGGCCGAACCGGCACGGATCCGCGACGATATCCCCCTCTATGCGGCCGAGATCGATCCCGACGCCGCACTCGAGGACGGAGCGACCCCCTTCGGGGACGCGGCTGGGGGCGGTGACGAGGGTTCGCCCTTCGCTGGGGACGAGAGCGGGGGCGATTCCCCGTTCTCGGGTGCCGAGGGCGGCGAGGACGGTCCCCTCGGCGGCATAGGCGACGTGCTCGGCGGCGACTCGCCGATGGATGCGCTCTTCGGCGGTGCGATGCCCGGTGCCGACGAGGCCGCCGCGATGCAACTGCTCCTCGAGTACATGGACGACGAACGCTTCGAGCGCGTGATCGTCGACACGGCCCCCACGGGCCACACCCTTCGGCTCCTCCAGTTGCCCGAGATCATGGACACGATGATGGGGCGCTTGATGACGGTCCGCCAGCGCATCAGCGGGATGATCGACGGCGTCAAGGGGATGTTCGGGGGGAGCGAGGGCCTCGACGACGGGAGCGACCTCGAGGACCTGGAGGAACTCCGCGAGCGTATCGAGCGACTGCGGGCCGCACTGCGCGACCCCGCGCGGACGGATTTCCGGATCGTCATGGTACCCGAGGAGATGAGCGTCTTCGAATCCAAACGGCTGCGCCAACAGCTCGGGGAGTTCGAGATTCCGGTCGGCACCGTCGTCGTCAACCGGGTGATGGAGCCCCTCTCGAACGTTACCGACGACGTCGACGGCGAGTTCCTCCAGCCCAACCTCGAGGACTGTGAGTTCTGTCAACGCCGCTGGGACGTCCAGCAATCCGCGTTAGCCGAAGCACAGGACCTCTTCCGCGGGACCGACGTACGGCGGGTCCCGCTGTTCGCCGAGGAAGTCCGCGGAGAGGGCATGCTCGAGGTCGTGGCGGCCTGTCTCCGGTAA